Proteins from one Drosophila gunungcola strain Sukarami chromosome 3R, Dgunungcola_SK_2, whole genome shotgun sequence genomic window:
- the LOC128252914 gene encoding diacylglycerol kinase eta isoform X1 — protein MAHLKLDTLHVQRSPRGSRRSSPSSGRSSACSSGSLSPVPIIPIIAISHDGDESESESEIETEPARLFQRRMSTKCTNNLAAIIKEGFLLKHTWSFQRWRRRYFRLKRNMLFYAKDEKSDVFDDIDLSDLCYFECGIKNVNHSFQIITPTRSLVLCAESRREMEDWLGSLKTATAPQRPRGDSFLIEQHDILSNHHHWYATSHARPTYCNVCRDALSGVTSHGLSCEVCKCKVHKRCAAKSIANCKWTTLASVGKDIIEQADGIIMPHQWMEGNLPVSSMCAVCKKTCGSVLRLQDWRCLWCRATVHVACRPQMAVACPIGPAKLSVVPPTSVHSISTDDAWDVASPKGNFSPLLVFVNSKSGDNQGVKFLRRFKQLLNPAQVFDLISTGPSLGLRLFRHFEMFRILVCSGDGSVGWVLSEIDRFNMHKQCQVAVMPLGTGNDLARVLGWGSSCDDDTHLPQILERYESASTKMLDRWSIMVFEKAIPVPKTPKMSISTEQEAMLTGMVTSANHHLRFIVETNDTQTLISSTRNLCDTVDDLVCRISEHHKEDEQLAVKCDILKQKLNMLLDALQEEEIGAHSGDDLIATIRSLISRSIPLTPGSSASLLNPNISIEKTEKDQINTKERRNSRSLRSSEKEALQCRANSVKRAIYNVVEHSEPGRPKRYQRKLSITPFEALKLPTNTSGESTPCTSPLPIIPPINIISPTMETSRLTCISPLPDTRRDSVDESFFNSINLPAPRQFADSRRSSGVEVIQEIEEGVNGETIYRRSRMSLTGGANIDDAGNRLSPSGDGGGNTPTERKVDFLRVPIHTGEPIVDPLSDYRPHEVFERTYYMTREMDKDKDKDKDKEKEKEKDENVENGMKDKCVEKEDSMPTEKLVHTCNLQVPGVVVTPNSQNVYTSASITIIDTDAQTITEQSSSDDLGGEASDVLSAISNEECSVASEIFDKHDAGQTVGDIIQNMDASNFTHIDSPETSDETEAMPGESIMDDISSVLGHDITYALQDNTLTDDTTTLCSENAGPPKPPRKKSLGALSRAHPHPRRRNSSPPRIARLARMDSDDNPQQFGFENIVFEIDNRCDDQKMREPPRFCSLAQFVEGNDIARQSFKRPKKRISLKKPNPTTTTEIVSQQQLMLEQQRSGDHNCDDPDAQQTPTNNVASSLATTSEDELSTQTAIKIEIQDVDAAVRNVNSSMKVNTILTTSTSPTKKSGHGQDVKRITFDESCKKESFDDVNPNYPQISVVVRPPTPLRGDSVKPTVTLLPGSSGGATAVSMACSGMLGVRAMNASEIRRHSSHAPGLAVREFDKDKDRRHSGFNPNQLALDPEHARFLSSSPAASRRISCGSLFKPNEALPNLQTLKGSKSSLFMGSTLFGFDHFAAGDKDKEERAGKEKEKTPTEETNRKLPIINPLVRLPNWPNLANGGGFISKCLLANADTLCAAVSPLMDPDETLLAGYHEKCVMNNYFGIGIDAKISLDFHNKREEHPEKCRSRARNYMWYGVLGSKQLLQKTCKNLEQRVQLECDGQRIPLPELQGIVILNIPSFMGGTNFWGSSKKDDIFLPPSFDDRVLEVVAVFGSVQMAASRLINLQHHRIAQCQSVQINILGDEEIPIQVDGEAWLQPPGMIRILHKNRVQMLCRNRSLELSLKSWQEKQRQHSISIQRDASSTASEHAISTDEVISERECYVLLNFIEAVSSLVKWVKFLIISHPALQHDLYEVACRASEALESIHPQGKLLEGPSLRTKLVEVIDSSRQLYDDACTLLRDRGHSLILREDLETKLSAALANMEMELKKCSVQKCIDGKLRAYFNVLAPNEEPDGRRKSRPFWVRLRSGSTAGQQAFKPPLTNTREAANNWSVNEVVTWLETMQLSEYVDSFLKNDIRGKELLTLGRRDLKDLGVVKVGHVKRILQAIKDLSEN, from the exons AGCGATGTTTTCGACGATATTGACCTTTCGGATCTGTGTTATTTCGAGTGCGGCATCAAGAACGTAAATCATAGTTTTCAG ATAATCACTCCCACCCGCTCCTTGGTGCTCTGCGCCGAGTCCCGCCGCGAAATGGAGGACTGGCTGGGCAGCCTGAAGACGGCCACGGCGCCGCAGAGGCCGCGCGGCGACAGCTTCCTGATCGAGCAGCACGACATCCTGTCCAACCACCACCACTGGTACGCCACCTCCCACGCCCGCCCCACCTACTGCAATGTGTGCCGGGACGCCCTGTCCGGCGTGACATCGCACGGACTCAGCTGCGAGGTGTGCAAGTGCAAGGTGCACAAGCGGTGCGCGGCCAAGTCGATCGCCAACTGCAAGTGGACAACGCTGGCGAGTGTGGGCAAGGACATCATCGAGCAGGCGGATGGAATCATCATGCCGCACCAGTGGATGGAGGGCAACCTGCCGGTGTCCTCCATGTGCGCCGTCTGCAAGAAGACCTGCGGATCGGTGCTGAGGCTCCAGGACTGGCGGTGCCTCTGGTGTCGAGCCACAGTCCACGTGGCTTGTCGCCCCCAGATGGCGGTGGCCTGTCCAATCGGACCCGCCAAGCTGTCCGTCGTTCCCCCCACCAGTGTCCACTCGATCAGCACCGACGACGCCTGGGATGTGGCCAGTCCCAAGGGCAACTTCTCACCCCTGCTGGTCTTCGTGAACTCCAAGTCCGGGGATAATCAGGGAGTAAAGTTTTTGCGGCGCTTCAAGCAGTTGCTGAACCCAGCCCAGGTCTTCGATCTCATCTCCACGGGTCCGAGCCTGGGATTGAGGCTCTTCAGGCACTTCGAGATGTTCCGCATTTTGGTCTGCTCGGGTGACGGATCCGTGGGCTGGGTGCTCAGCGAAATCGATCGCTTTAACATGCAT AAACAATGTCAGGTGGCCGTGATGCCATTGGGCACTGGCAACGATCTGGCCAGGGTTTTAGGATGGGGCTCTAGCTGCGACGACGACACCCACCTGCCGCAGATCCTGGAGCGCTACGAGTCGGCCAGCACCAAGATGCTGGACCGCTGGAGCATCATGGTCTTTGAAAAGGCCATACCCGTGCCTAAAACGCCGAAGATGTCGATCAGCACTGAGCAGGAGGCGATGCTCACTGGCATGGTGACTTCGGCCAACCACCACTTGCGCTTCATAGTGGAAACCAATGACACCCAGACCCTAATCAGCTCCACGCGAAATCTCTGCGACACCGTTGACGATTTGGTGTGTCGCATCTCGGAACACCACAAAGAAGATGAACAGCTGGCCGTGAAGTGCGATATCCTCAAGCAGAAACTGAACATGCTGCTGGACGCACTGCAGGAGGAGGAGATCGGCGCCCACAGCGGCGACGATTTGATAGCCACCATCAGGAGTCTTATTTCAAGAAGTATTCCGCTGACACCAGGATCCAGTGCCTCTCTGCT TAACCCGAACATATCAATTGAAAAGACGGAGAAAGACCAAATTAACACAAAGGAGCGCAGGAACAGTCGGTCGCTTCGCTCCAGCGAGAAGGAGGCGCTCCAGTGTCGTGCCAACAGTGTCAAGCGGGCCATCTACAATGTTGTGGAGCACTCGGAGCCGGGGCGTCCCAAACGCTACCAGCGCAAGCTCTCGATCACGCCATTTGAGGCACTGAAGCTACCCACTAACACTTCCGGGGAATCAACGCCCTGCACCTCTCCTTTGCCAATAATCCCACCCATCAACATTATCTCCCCCACCATGGAAACCTCTCGACTTACCTGCATATCTCCGCTGCCCGATACACGACGGGATTCCGTGGACGAGAGCTTCTTTAACAGTATCAATCTGCCGGCTCCGCGTCAATTTGCGGATAGCCGCAGGAGCTCTGGAGTGGAGGTGATCCAGGAGATCGAGGAGGGTGTCAATGGGGAGACCATATACCGAAGGAGTCGCATGTCCCTGACTGGTGGAGCCAATATCGATGATGCTGGTAATCGTCTGTCACCCAGCGGTGATGGTGGCGGTAACACGCCCACCGAACGCAAAGTGGACTTCCTGCGGGTTCCCATACACACGGGTGAGCCGATCGTAGACCCCCTATCCGACTATCGGCCGCACGAGGTCTTCGAACGTACCTACTATATGACCCGTGAAATGGACaaagacaaggacaaggacaaggacaaggaaaaggagaaggagaaagacgaaaatgtggaaaatggCATGAAGGACAAGTGTGTGGAAAAGGAGGACAGCATGCCCACCGAGAAACTGGTACACACTTGTAACCTGCAGGTACCCGGCGTTGTCGTTACCCCCAACTCCCAAAATGTTTACACAAGCGCCAGTATAACAATCATTGATACCGATGCACAGACCATCACC GAGCAATCCTCCTCTGACGATCTGGGTGGCGAGGCCAGCGACGTTCTTTCGGCCATTAGCAATGAAGAGTGCAGCGTGGCTTCCGAAATATTCGACAAGCACGACGCCGGACAAACCGTGGGTGATATTATCCAG AACATGGATGCCAGCAACTTCACCCACATCGACTCTCCGGAGACAAGTGATGAGACGGAGGCCATGCCCGGCGAGAGCATCATGGACGACATTAGCTCTGTACTAGGCCACGACATAACCTATGCCCTGCAGGATAATACCCTGACCGACGACACAACCACTCTCTGCTCGGAGAACGCGGGGCCACCGAAACCCCCCCGCAAAAAGTCGTTAGGCGCCTTGAGCCGGGCCCACCCCCATCCGCGAAGGCGTAACTCCTCTCCGCCGAGAATCGCGCGATTGGCGCGTATGGATAGCGATGACAATCCGCAGCAGTTCGGATTCGAAAATATCGTTTTCGAGATTGACAATCGATGTGACGACCAAAAAATGCGGGAACCACCGCGCTTCTGTAGTCTGGCGCAGTTCGTTGAAGGTAACGATATAGCGCGACAGAGCTTCAAG CGTCCCAAAAAGCGTATCTCACTAAAAAAACCCAATCCCACTACAACCACTGAAATCGTATCTCAACAGCAGCTAATGCTAGAACAACAACGAAGCGGCGACCACAATTGTGATGACCCTGACGCCCAACAAACGCCAACGAATAATGTGGCCAGTTCACTGGCCACCACCAGCGAGGACGAGCTGTCCACGCAGACGGCCatcaaaattgaaatacaaGACGTTGATGCCGCTGTGCGCAACGTCAACAGCAGCATGAAGGTGAATACGATCTTGACCACGTCGACATCGCCCACGAAGAAATCGGGCCATGGACAAGATGTAAAGCGCATTACTTTTGATGAGTCGTGTAAGAAAGAATCCTTTGATGATGTAAATCCCAACTATCCACAGATAAGTGTTGTTGTGAGGCCGCCGACGCCGTTGCGCGGCGACTCCGTGAAGCCCACGGTTACGCTCCTGCCGGGCTCCTCCGGCGGAGCAACGGCCGTGTCCATGGCCTGCTCCGGAATGCTGGGCGTGCGAGCCATGAACGCCTCAGAAATCAGGCGCCACTCCAGCCACGCCCCTGGGCTGGCAGTCCGCGAGTTCGACAAGGACAAGGATCGCCGACACTCGGGCTTTAATCCCAACCAGCTGGCGCTGGACCCGGAGCACGCCCGCTTCCTCAGCAGCTCGCCGGCCGCCAGTCGCAGGATCAGCTGCGGCAGCCTCTTCAAG CCGAACGAAGCACTTCCGAATCTGCAGACCCTCAAGGGTTCCAAGTCGAGCTTGTTCATGGGCTCAACTCTATTCGGCTTCGATCACTTCGCTGCCggggacaaggacaaggaggaGAGGGCCGgcaaggagaaggagaagacGCCCACCGAGGAGACCAATCGCAAGTTGCCCATAATCAATCCATTGGTGCGACTGCCCAACTGGCCAA ACCTTGCCAATGGCGGTGGCTTCATATCGAAATGTCTTCTGGCCAATGCCGATACCCTCTGCGCCGCTGTCAGCCCTCTAATGGATCCGGATGAGACACTCCTGGCCGGTTACCACGAGAAGTGTGTTATGAACAACTACTTTGGCATCGGAATCGATGCCAAGATCTCGCTGGACTTTCACAACAAGCGGGAGGAGCACCCAGAGAAGTGTCGCTCCCGAGCCCGCAACTACATGTGGTATGGTGTACTGGGATCCAAGCAGCTGTTGCAGAAGACCTGCAAGAATCTGGAGCAACGCGTGCAGCTGGAGTGCGATGGCCAGAGAATTCCGCTGCCGGAACTCCAGGGGATCGTCATCCTTAACATACCCAGCTTCATGGGCGGCACTAATTTCTGGGGCAGCAGTAAGAAGGACGACATATTCCTGCCGCCCAGCTTTGATGACAGAGTCCTCGAGGTGGTGGCTGTCTTTGGATCCGTGCAGATGGCCGCCTCGCGGCTGATCAACCTGCAGCATCATCGGATTGCCCAGTGTCAGAGCGTGCAGATCAACATCCTGGGCGACGAGGAGATACCCATCCAGGTAGACGGCGAGGCTTGGCTGCAGCCCCCGGGAATGATCCGCATCCTGCACAAGAACCGAGTCCAGATGTTGTGCAGGAACAGGAGTCTGGAGCTCTCACTGAAGAGCTGGCAGGAGAAGCAGCGCCAGCACAGTATATCCATCCAAAGGGATGCATCCTCCACAGCCTCGGAACATGCCATATCCACGGACGAGGTGATCTCCGAACGCGAATGCTACGTGCTCCTTAACTTCATCGAAGCCGTAAGCTCGTTGGTCAAGTGGGTCAAGTTCCTCATCATTTCGCATCCGGCCCTGCAACACGATCTCTACGAGGTGGCCTGTCGGGCCAGTGAAGCCCTGGAGTCCATCCACCCGCAGGGCAAGCTGCTCGAAGGACCCTCACTGCGCACCAAGTTGGTGGAGGTCATCGACTCCTCTCGCCAGCTGTACGACGATGCGTGCACCCTGCTGCGCGATCGGGGCCATAGTTTGATCCTCCGCGAGGATCTGGAGACCAAGCTCAGCGCTGCGTTGGCCAACATGGAGATGGAGCTCAAAAAGTGCTCCGTGCAAAAGTGCATCGACGGCAAGCTGCGGGCCTACTTCAATGTCTTGGCGCCAAACGAAGAG CCCGATGGCCGCCGGAAGTCTCGACCCTTCTGGGTGCGTTTGCGTTCCGGCTCGACCGCCGGCCAGCAGGCCTTTAAGCCACCTTTGACCAACACCCGCGAGGCAGCCAACAACTGGAGCGTCAACGAGGTGGTCACCTGGCTGGAAACGATGCAACTCTCCGAGTATGTGGACAGCTTCCTGAAGAACGACATTCGCGGTAAGGAGCTGCTCACTCTGGGAAGGCGTGACCTTAAGGATCTGGGCGTGGTCAAGGTGGGCCATGTCAAGCGTATACTGCAGGCCATCAAGGACCTCAGCGAGAACTAG
- the LOC128252914 gene encoding diacylglycerol kinase eta isoform X9 yields the protein MAHLKLDTLHVQRSPRGSRRSSPSSGRSSACSSGSLSPVPIIPIIAISHDGDESESESEIETEPARLFQRRMSTKCTNNLAAIIKEGFLLKHTWSFQRWRRRYFRLKRNMLFYAKDEKSDVFDDIDLSDLCYFECGIKNVNHSFQIITPTRSLVLCAESRREMEDWLGSLKTATAPQRPRGDSFLIEQHDILSNHHHWYATSHARPTYCNVCRDALSGVTSHGLSCEVCKCKVHKRCAAKSIANCKWTTLASVGKDIIEQADGIIMPHQWMEGNLPVSSMCAVCKKTCGSVLRLQDWRCLWCRATVHVACRPQMAVACPIGPAKLSVVPPTSVHSISTDDAWDVASPKGNFSPLLVFVNSKSGDNQGVKFLRRFKQLLNPAQVFDLISTGPSLGLRLFRHFEMFRILVCSGDGSVGWVLSEIDRFNMHKQCQVAVMPLGTGNDLARVLGWGSSCDDDTHLPQILERYESASTKMLDRWSIMVFEKAIPVPKTPKMSISTEQEAMLTGMVTSANHHLRFIVETNDTQTLISSTRNLCDTVDDLVCRISEHHKEDEQLAVKCDILKQKLNMLLDALQEEEIGAHSGDDLIATIRSLISRSIPLTPGSSASLLNPNISIEKTEKDQINTKERRNSRSLRSSEKEALQCRANSVKRAIYNVVEHSEPGRPKRYQRKLSITPFEALKLPTNTSGESTPCTSPLPIIPPINIISPTMETSRLTCISPLPDTRRDSVDESFFNSINLPAPRQFADSRRSSGVEVIQEIEEGVNGETIYRRSRMSLTGGANIDDAGNRLSPSGDGGGNTPTERKVDFLRVPIHTGEPIVDPLSDYRPHEVFERTYYMTREMDKDKDKDKDKEKEKEKDENVENGMKDKCVEKEDSMPTEKLVHTCNLQVPGVVVTPNSQNVYTSASITIIDTDAQTITEQSSSDDLGGEASDVLSAISNEECSVASEIFDKHDAGQTVGDIIQNMDASNFTHIDSPETSDETEAMPGESIMDDISSVLGHDITYALQDNTLTDDTTTLCSENAGPPKPPRKKSLGALSRAHPHPRRRNSSPPRIARLARMDSDDNPQQFGFENIVFEIDNRCDDQKMREPPRFCSLAQFVEGNDIARQSFKQLMLEQQRSGDHNCDDPDAQQTPTNNVASSLATTSEDELSTQTAIKIEIQDVDAAVRNVNSSMKVNTILTTSTSPTKKSGHGQDVKRITFDESCKKESFDDVNPNYPQISVVVRPPTPLRGDSVKPTVTLLPGSSGGATAVSMACSGMLGVRAMNASEIRRHSSHAPGLAVREFDKDKDRRHSGFNPNQLALDPEHARFLSSSPAASRRISCGSLFKKKNQKVATKRGYGLFTVRFFVVAEPDIRLATLALIRPLIPLPNEALPNLQTLKGSKSSLFMGSTLFGFDHFAAGDKDKEERAGKEKEKTPTEETNRKLPIINPLVRLPNWPNLANGGGFISKCLLANADTLCAAVSPLMDPDETLLAGYHEKCVMNNYFGIGIDAKISLDFHNKREEHPEKCRSRARNYMWYGVLGSKQLLQKTCKNLEQRVQLECDGQRIPLPELQGIVILNIPSFMGGTNFWGSSKKDDIFLPPSFDDRVLEVVAVFGSVQMAASRLINLQHHRIAQCQSVQINILGDEEIPIQVDGEAWLQPPGMIRILHKNRVQMLCRNRSLELSLKSWQEKQRQHSISIQRDASSTASEHAISTDEVISERECYVLLNFIEAVSSLVKWVKFLIISHPALQHDLYEVACRASEALESIHPQGKLLEGPSLRTKLVEVIDSSRQLYDDACTLLRDRGHSLILREDLETKLSAALANMEMELKKCSVQKCIDGKLRAYFNVLAPNEEPDGRRKSRPFWVRLRSGSTAGQQAFKPPLTNTREAANNWSVNEVVTWLETMQLSEYVDSFLKNDIRGKELLTLGRRDLKDLGVVKVGHVKRILQAIKDLSEN from the exons AGCGATGTTTTCGACGATATTGACCTTTCGGATCTGTGTTATTTCGAGTGCGGCATCAAGAACGTAAATCATAGTTTTCAG ATAATCACTCCCACCCGCTCCTTGGTGCTCTGCGCCGAGTCCCGCCGCGAAATGGAGGACTGGCTGGGCAGCCTGAAGACGGCCACGGCGCCGCAGAGGCCGCGCGGCGACAGCTTCCTGATCGAGCAGCACGACATCCTGTCCAACCACCACCACTGGTACGCCACCTCCCACGCCCGCCCCACCTACTGCAATGTGTGCCGGGACGCCCTGTCCGGCGTGACATCGCACGGACTCAGCTGCGAGGTGTGCAAGTGCAAGGTGCACAAGCGGTGCGCGGCCAAGTCGATCGCCAACTGCAAGTGGACAACGCTGGCGAGTGTGGGCAAGGACATCATCGAGCAGGCGGATGGAATCATCATGCCGCACCAGTGGATGGAGGGCAACCTGCCGGTGTCCTCCATGTGCGCCGTCTGCAAGAAGACCTGCGGATCGGTGCTGAGGCTCCAGGACTGGCGGTGCCTCTGGTGTCGAGCCACAGTCCACGTGGCTTGTCGCCCCCAGATGGCGGTGGCCTGTCCAATCGGACCCGCCAAGCTGTCCGTCGTTCCCCCCACCAGTGTCCACTCGATCAGCACCGACGACGCCTGGGATGTGGCCAGTCCCAAGGGCAACTTCTCACCCCTGCTGGTCTTCGTGAACTCCAAGTCCGGGGATAATCAGGGAGTAAAGTTTTTGCGGCGCTTCAAGCAGTTGCTGAACCCAGCCCAGGTCTTCGATCTCATCTCCACGGGTCCGAGCCTGGGATTGAGGCTCTTCAGGCACTTCGAGATGTTCCGCATTTTGGTCTGCTCGGGTGACGGATCCGTGGGCTGGGTGCTCAGCGAAATCGATCGCTTTAACATGCAT AAACAATGTCAGGTGGCCGTGATGCCATTGGGCACTGGCAACGATCTGGCCAGGGTTTTAGGATGGGGCTCTAGCTGCGACGACGACACCCACCTGCCGCAGATCCTGGAGCGCTACGAGTCGGCCAGCACCAAGATGCTGGACCGCTGGAGCATCATGGTCTTTGAAAAGGCCATACCCGTGCCTAAAACGCCGAAGATGTCGATCAGCACTGAGCAGGAGGCGATGCTCACTGGCATGGTGACTTCGGCCAACCACCACTTGCGCTTCATAGTGGAAACCAATGACACCCAGACCCTAATCAGCTCCACGCGAAATCTCTGCGACACCGTTGACGATTTGGTGTGTCGCATCTCGGAACACCACAAAGAAGATGAACAGCTGGCCGTGAAGTGCGATATCCTCAAGCAGAAACTGAACATGCTGCTGGACGCACTGCAGGAGGAGGAGATCGGCGCCCACAGCGGCGACGATTTGATAGCCACCATCAGGAGTCTTATTTCAAGAAGTATTCCGCTGACACCAGGATCCAGTGCCTCTCTGCT TAACCCGAACATATCAATTGAAAAGACGGAGAAAGACCAAATTAACACAAAGGAGCGCAGGAACAGTCGGTCGCTTCGCTCCAGCGAGAAGGAGGCGCTCCAGTGTCGTGCCAACAGTGTCAAGCGGGCCATCTACAATGTTGTGGAGCACTCGGAGCCGGGGCGTCCCAAACGCTACCAGCGCAAGCTCTCGATCACGCCATTTGAGGCACTGAAGCTACCCACTAACACTTCCGGGGAATCAACGCCCTGCACCTCTCCTTTGCCAATAATCCCACCCATCAACATTATCTCCCCCACCATGGAAACCTCTCGACTTACCTGCATATCTCCGCTGCCCGATACACGACGGGATTCCGTGGACGAGAGCTTCTTTAACAGTATCAATCTGCCGGCTCCGCGTCAATTTGCGGATAGCCGCAGGAGCTCTGGAGTGGAGGTGATCCAGGAGATCGAGGAGGGTGTCAATGGGGAGACCATATACCGAAGGAGTCGCATGTCCCTGACTGGTGGAGCCAATATCGATGATGCTGGTAATCGTCTGTCACCCAGCGGTGATGGTGGCGGTAACACGCCCACCGAACGCAAAGTGGACTTCCTGCGGGTTCCCATACACACGGGTGAGCCGATCGTAGACCCCCTATCCGACTATCGGCCGCACGAGGTCTTCGAACGTACCTACTATATGACCCGTGAAATGGACaaagacaaggacaaggacaaggacaaggaaaaggagaaggagaaagacgaaaatgtggaaaatggCATGAAGGACAAGTGTGTGGAAAAGGAGGACAGCATGCCCACCGAGAAACTGGTACACACTTGTAACCTGCAGGTACCCGGCGTTGTCGTTACCCCCAACTCCCAAAATGTTTACACAAGCGCCAGTATAACAATCATTGATACCGATGCACAGACCATCACC GAGCAATCCTCCTCTGACGATCTGGGTGGCGAGGCCAGCGACGTTCTTTCGGCCATTAGCAATGAAGAGTGCAGCGTGGCTTCCGAAATATTCGACAAGCACGACGCCGGACAAACCGTGGGTGATATTATCCAG AACATGGATGCCAGCAACTTCACCCACATCGACTCTCCGGAGACAAGTGATGAGACGGAGGCCATGCCCGGCGAGAGCATCATGGACGACATTAGCTCTGTACTAGGCCACGACATAACCTATGCCCTGCAGGATAATACCCTGACCGACGACACAACCACTCTCTGCTCGGAGAACGCGGGGCCACCGAAACCCCCCCGCAAAAAGTCGTTAGGCGCCTTGAGCCGGGCCCACCCCCATCCGCGAAGGCGTAACTCCTCTCCGCCGAGAATCGCGCGATTGGCGCGTATGGATAGCGATGACAATCCGCAGCAGTTCGGATTCGAAAATATCGTTTTCGAGATTGACAATCGATGTGACGACCAAAAAATGCGGGAACCACCGCGCTTCTGTAGTCTGGCGCAGTTCGTTGAAGGTAACGATATAGCGCGACAGAGCTTCAAG CAGCTAATGCTAGAACAACAACGAAGCGGCGACCACAATTGTGATGACCCTGACGCCCAACAAACGCCAACGAATAATGTGGCCAGTTCACTGGCCACCACCAGCGAGGACGAGCTGTCCACGCAGACGGCCatcaaaattgaaatacaaGACGTTGATGCCGCTGTGCGCAACGTCAACAGCAGCATGAAGGTGAATACGATCTTGACCACGTCGACATCGCCCACGAAGAAATCGGGCCATGGACAAGATGTAAAGCGCATTACTTTTGATGAGTCGTGTAAGAAAGAATCCTTTGATGATGTAAATCCCAACTATCCACAGATAAGTGTTGTTGTGAGGCCGCCGACGCCGTTGCGCGGCGACTCCGTGAAGCCCACGGTTACGCTCCTGCCGGGCTCCTCCGGCGGAGCAACGGCCGTGTCCATGGCCTGCTCCGGAATGCTGGGCGTGCGAGCCATGAACGCCTCAGAAATCAGGCGCCACTCCAGCCACGCCCCTGGGCTGGCAGTCCGCGAGTTCGACAAGGACAAGGATCGCCGACACTCGGGCTTTAATCCCAACCAGCTGGCGCTGGACCCGGAGCACGCCCGCTTCCTCAGCAGCTCGCCGGCCGCCAGTCGCAGGATCAGCTGCGGCAGCCTCTTCAAG aagaaaaaccaaaagGTTGCCACCAAGCGCGGCTACGGATTGTTCACTGTTCGATTCTTTGTGGTGGCCGAGCCAGATATTCGCCTAGCCACACTGGCGCTTATCAGGCCGCTGATTCCTCTG CCGAACGAAGCACTTCCGAATCTGCAGACCCTCAAGGGTTCCAAGTCGAGCTTGTTCATGGGCTCAACTCTATTCGGCTTCGATCACTTCGCTGCCggggacaaggacaaggaggaGAGGGCCGgcaaggagaaggagaagacGCCCACCGAGGAGACCAATCGCAAGTTGCCCATAATCAATCCATTGGTGCGACTGCCCAACTGGCCAA ACCTTGCCAATGGCGGTGGCTTCATATCGAAATGTCTTCTGGCCAATGCCGATACCCTCTGCGCCGCTGTCAGCCCTCTAATGGATCCGGATGAGACACTCCTGGCCGGTTACCACGAGAAGTGTGTTATGAACAACTACTTTGGCATCGGAATCGATGCCAAGATCTCGCTGGACTTTCACAACAAGCGGGAGGAGCACCCAGAGAAGTGTCGCTCCCGAGCCCGCAACTACATGTGGTATGGTGTACTGGGATCCAAGCAGCTGTTGCAGAAGACCTGCAAGAATCTGGAGCAACGCGTGCAGCTGGAGTGCGATGGCCAGAGAATTCCGCTGCCGGAACTCCAGGGGATCGTCATCCTTAACATACCCAGCTTCATGGGCGGCACTAATTTCTGGGGCAGCAGTAAGAAGGACGACATATTCCTGCCGCCCAGCTTTGATGACAGAGTCCTCGAGGTGGTGGCTGTCTTTGGATCCGTGCAGATGGCCGCCTCGCGGCTGATCAACCTGCAGCATCATCGGATTGCCCAGTGTCAGAGCGTGCAGATCAACATCCTGGGCGACGAGGAGATACCCATCCAGGTAGACGGCGAGGCTTGGCTGCAGCCCCCGGGAATGATCCGCATCCTGCACAAGAACCGAGTCCAGATGTTGTGCAGGAACAGGAGTCTGGAGCTCTCACTGAAGAGCTGGCAGGAGAAGCAGCGCCAGCACAGTATATCCATCCAAAGGGATGCATCCTCCACAGCCTCGGAACATGCCATATCCACGGACGAGGTGATCTCCGAACGCGAATGCTACGTGCTCCTTAACTTCATCGAAGCCGTAAGCTCGTTGGTCAAGTGGGTCAAGTTCCTCATCATTTCGCATCCGGCCCTGCAACACGATCTCTACGAGGTGGCCTGTCGGGCCAGTGAAGCCCTGGAGTCCATCCACCCGCAGGGCAAGCTGCTCGAAGGACCCTCACTGCGCACCAAGTTGGTGGAGGTCATCGACTCCTCTCGCCAGCTGTACGACGATGCGTGCACCCTGCTGCGCGATCGGGGCCATAGTTTGATCCTCCGCGAGGATCTGGAGACCAAGCTCAGCGCTGCGTTGGCCAACATGGAGATGGAGCTCAAAAAGTGCTCCGTGCAAAAGTGCATCGACGGCAAGCTGCGGGCCTACTTCAATGTCTTGGCGCCAAACGAAGAG CCCGATGGCCGCCGGAAGTCTCGACCCTTCTGGGTGCGTTTGCGTTCCGGCTCGACCGCCGGCCAGCAGGCCTTTAAGCCACCTTTGACCAACACCCGCGAGGCAGCCAACAACTGGAGCGTCAACGAGGTGGTCACCTGGCTGGAAACGATGCAACTCTCCGAGTATGTGGACAGCTTCCTGAAGAACGACATTCGCGGTAAGGAGCTGCTCACTCTGGGAAGGCGTGACCTTAAGGATCTGGGCGTGGTCAAGGTGGGCCATGTCAAGCGTATACTGCAGGCCATCAAGGACCTCAGCGAGAACTAG